Proteins encoded within one genomic window of Cellulomonas flavigena DSM 20109:
- a CDS encoding peptidoglycan DD-metalloendopeptidase family protein, which yields MSRAHRTPTTARRSPVRALLAALCALAVALPALVAGSAPATADDLSNRRAAAEQRAAAAEERAADLAEAIEELSGELAAALTRLAEVEAQLPVAQAALDAAVAAAQAAQREAEILAARLQAARDEEAAITEQIAVDDAREQEIRGAIGQMAREAYKGGRDVSGMSVMLDAESSQDFVEKYGLVSTALRTQTQVLDELTALAAKNRNAQARQTAVRAKVDELKVAADAKLAEAREAQRQAEAAKAEVERLVAEQQQRTADIESRKAEAQAQVAANDAERAAVAGELAAIIEAQRVQREKEEAARRAAGQTGGGGGGGSAQPGGARPGALFANPTAHNPIVVTSEYGNRLHPVLGYWRLHAGIDLRDRCGEPVYAGRDGTVQWARHRSGYGGQVMIDHGWVNGSSLMSSYNHMSSFAVGGGANVRAGQLLGYAGNTGTSAACHLHFEVYVNGATVNPRSYLGL from the coding sequence ATGAGCCGAGCCCACCGCACACCGACCACCGCCCGCAGGAGCCCCGTGCGCGCCCTCCTGGCGGCGCTGTGCGCACTGGCCGTCGCGCTGCCCGCGCTCGTCGCCGGCTCGGCGCCCGCGACGGCCGACGACCTGTCGAACCGGCGCGCGGCCGCCGAGCAGCGGGCCGCAGCGGCCGAGGAGCGGGCGGCGGACCTCGCCGAGGCGATCGAGGAGCTCAGCGGTGAGCTCGCGGCCGCGCTGACGCGGCTCGCGGAGGTCGAGGCGCAGCTGCCCGTCGCGCAGGCGGCGCTGGACGCCGCGGTCGCGGCGGCGCAGGCCGCGCAGCGTGAGGCGGAGATCCTCGCCGCGCGGCTGCAGGCGGCGCGCGACGAGGAGGCCGCGATCACCGAGCAGATCGCCGTGGACGACGCCCGCGAGCAGGAGATCCGCGGTGCCATCGGACAGATGGCGCGCGAGGCGTACAAGGGCGGCCGGGACGTCTCGGGCATGAGCGTCATGCTCGACGCCGAGAGCTCGCAGGACTTCGTCGAGAAGTACGGGCTGGTGTCCACCGCGCTGCGCACGCAGACGCAGGTGCTCGACGAGCTCACGGCCCTCGCGGCGAAGAACCGCAACGCGCAGGCGCGGCAGACGGCCGTGCGCGCCAAGGTCGACGAGCTGAAGGTGGCGGCGGACGCCAAGCTCGCGGAGGCGCGTGAGGCACAACGACAGGCCGAGGCGGCGAAGGCCGAGGTCGAGCGGCTCGTCGCGGAGCAGCAGCAGCGCACGGCGGACATCGAGTCACGCAAGGCCGAGGCGCAGGCGCAGGTCGCCGCGAACGACGCCGAGCGCGCGGCGGTCGCCGGGGAGCTCGCGGCGATCATCGAGGCGCAGCGCGTCCAGCGCGAGAAGGAGGAGGCCGCACGGCGGGCCGCGGGGCAGACCGGCGGTGGGGGCGGGGGTGGCAGTGCGCAGCCGGGCGGTGCGCGGCCCGGGGCGCTGTTCGCGAACCCCACGGCGCACAACCCGATCGTCGTGACGTCCGAGTACGGCAACCGCCTGCACCCCGTCCTGGGGTACTGGCGCCTGCACGCGGGCATCGACCTGCGCGACCGCTGCGGTGAGCCGGTCTACGCGGGCCGGGACGGCACCGTGCAGTGGGCGCGCCACCGCTCGGGGTACGGCGGCCAGGTGATGATCGACCACGGCTGGGTCAACGGCTCGTCGCTCATGTCGAGCTACAACCACATGTCGTCCTTCGCGGTCGGTGGCGGGGCGAACGTCCGTGCCGGTCAGCTCCTCGGGTACGCGGGCAACACGGGCACGTCGGCGGCGTGCCACCTGCACTTCGAGGTGTACGTCAACGGAGCGACGGTGAACCCGCGGTCCTACCTGGGGCTGTGA
- the ftsX gene encoding permease-like cell division protein FtsX — MRAQFILSEIGIGLRRNLSMTISVVLVTFVCLTFLGAAALLQAQIDKMKDDWYDKVEVSVFLCPSNSAAPTCAAGEVTPEQREDILAALDAPEVGQYVQEIYEESKEEAFAAFQRQFGDQFWASAATADDMNSSLRIKLTDPEQYQVVADVVSGRPGVESVEDQRRLFDNLFLVLDRATWAAAGLAAIMLLAAVLLITTTIRLSALSRRRETGIMRLVGASTLFIQLPFMLEGAIAATLGAALAIGGLWLGVEYLVTDWLGQSVTWIPYVGTSDVLAIAPLLVVVAFVLAAISSLVTLSRYTKV, encoded by the coding sequence ATGCGCGCCCAGTTCATCCTCTCCGAGATCGGCATCGGCCTGCGCCGGAACCTGTCGATGACGATCTCCGTCGTCCTCGTCACGTTCGTCTGCCTGACGTTCCTCGGCGCCGCGGCGCTGCTGCAGGCGCAGATCGACAAGATGAAGGACGACTGGTACGACAAGGTCGAGGTCTCGGTCTTCCTGTGCCCGTCGAACTCCGCGGCCCCGACGTGCGCGGCCGGCGAGGTCACGCCGGAGCAGCGCGAGGACATCCTGGCGGCGCTCGACGCGCCCGAGGTCGGCCAGTACGTGCAGGAGATCTACGAGGAGTCGAAGGAGGAGGCCTTCGCGGCCTTCCAGCGTCAGTTCGGTGACCAGTTCTGGGCCTCGGCGGCGACGGCGGACGACATGAACTCGTCGCTGCGCATCAAGCTGACCGACCCCGAGCAGTACCAGGTCGTGGCCGACGTGGTCTCCGGCCGCCCGGGCGTCGAGTCGGTGGAGGACCAGCGCCGGCTGTTCGACAACCTCTTCCTCGTGCTCGACCGCGCGACGTGGGCGGCGGCCGGTCTCGCGGCGATCATGCTGCTCGCGGCGGTCCTGCTCATCACCACCACGATCCGGCTGTCCGCGCTGAGCCGCCGGCGCGAGACGGGCATCATGCGGCTCGTCGGTGCCTCCACGCTGTTCATCCAGCTGCCCTTCATGCTCGAGGGCGCGATCGCCGCGACGCTCGGTGCCGCGCTCGCGATCGGAGGGCTGTGGTTGGGTGTGGAGTACCTCGTGACGGACTGGCTCGGTCAGTCGGTCACCTGGATCCCGTACGTGGGGACGTCCGACGTGCTGGCGATCGCTCCGCTGCTCGTGGTCGTCGCGTTCGTCCTCGCGGCGATCTCCTCCCTGGTCACGCTGAGCCGATACACGAAGGTCTGA
- the ftsE gene encoding cell division ATP-binding protein FtsE, which translates to MIRFENVTKVYARGARPALDRVSLDVERGEFVFLVGASGSGKSTFLRLVLREERASAGRVFVAGKELGTLSSWKVPHLRRQIGAVCQDFRLLPNKTVFENVAFALQVIGKPRHHILTTVPDVLDMVGLAGKEKRRPHELSGGEQQRVAIARAFVNRPSILLADEPTGNLDPTTSLGIMRLLDRINRTGTTVVMATHDDEIVDQMRKRVIELSTGEMVRDQSRGVYGSDR; encoded by the coding sequence GTGATCCGGTTCGAGAACGTGACGAAGGTCTACGCGCGTGGGGCACGCCCCGCGCTGGACCGGGTGTCCCTCGACGTCGAGCGCGGCGAGTTCGTCTTCCTCGTCGGGGCGTCCGGGTCCGGCAAGTCGACGTTCCTGCGGCTCGTGCTGCGCGAGGAGCGCGCGTCCGCCGGCAGGGTGTTCGTCGCGGGCAAGGAACTCGGCACGCTGTCGAGCTGGAAGGTGCCGCACCTGCGCCGGCAGATCGGCGCCGTCTGCCAGGACTTCCGCCTGCTGCCCAACAAGACGGTCTTCGAGAACGTCGCGTTCGCGCTGCAGGTCATCGGCAAGCCGCGCCACCACATCCTCACCACGGTGCCCGACGTGCTCGACATGGTCGGCCTGGCGGGCAAGGAGAAGCGCCGCCCGCACGAGCTGTCCGGCGGCGAGCAGCAGCGCGTCGCCATCGCCCGCGCGTTCGTCAACCGGCCGTCGATCCTGCTGGCCGACGAACCGACCGGCAACCTCGACCCGACCACGTCCCTGGGGATCATGCGCCTGCTCGACCGGATCAACCGCACCGGCACGACCGTCGTGATGGCGACGCACGACGACGAGATCGTCGACCAGATGCGCAAGCGCGTCATCGAGCTGAGCACGGGCGAGATGGTGCGCGACCAGTCGCGCGGCGTCTACGGCTCGGACCGCTGA